The Pseudomonadota bacterium nucleotide sequence TTGCACGTATCATTGGGGTGTTAGCCGGGTACCAAAGCCCCGGGAAGGGAAGCGACATGCCGCCCGTCTCTCACGGAGCGAGGCGTCGGCTCAGAGGCTCTGATGCTTGAGGTTCGATGCGAGTCGTGCAGCGCCGCCTACCAGGTCGACTCTCGCCGCCTGCCGCCGGGCGGCATGCGGATGCGCTGTCCCAAGTGCGGTCACTCCTTCCCGGTGCGGCCCCCGGCGGCACAGCGAAGCGAAGCGAGCGCCCGGTCCCCTGCAAACCAGCTAGCCGCGCAGCCTTCCACGCCGCAGCGAAGCGAAGCCAGCGCGCGGCACCTCGGGACGGAGAAGGGCGCCAAGGCGGAAGGCTTGCCTCGCCTGCCGCTGCCTCCTCCCCCTGCGGGCAGCAACAAGCCGGCCGCACCCGTCGCCCGCACGGCAGCGAAGGGAGCCTTTGGTGAGCCCGCGAAGCCAAAGCGGCGGATGCCAGCCGGCACGTTTGGCACCGCCTTGCGCGGCGATGCGCCGGCGGCCACGGGCGGCCGCGC carries:
- a CDS encoding zinc-ribbon domain-containing protein is translated as MLEVRCESCSAAYQVDSRRLPPGGMRMRCPKCGHSFPVRPPAAQRSEASARSPANQLAAQPSTPQRSEASARHLGTEKGAKAEGLPRLPLPPPPAGSNKPAAPVARTAAKGAFGEPAKPKRRMPAGTFGTALRGDAPAATGGRARGSEADLPAVAGTSGGRVGRGGTGAGSEADLPAVAGASGG